One genomic window of Cydia pomonella isolate Wapato2018A chromosome 6, ilCydPomo1, whole genome shotgun sequence includes the following:
- the LOC133518844 gene encoding serine/arginine repetitive matrix protein 1-like, with the protein MLGARLKSWMEAQLGRAKKRKQKQRLPATTGPLPPPHLSSPESAYSTGYSTDGTSPGAPPATLAAPLVAPPPPPAPPTTHLYHEPAKRRSSVGVRRPVPEPPVVCMTPSPRPRCRIRTNPWLGATSPNPRRRPPHLLHQQSLQCPQQTPQLHHAPYSLDSHPVKFSNRSPHLSPHLSPQPRSPYYREGASSDEECRRGMRTRGRETAILSDADIDSDGDTGLDGGDEDEPDETASPGRRRARRRRPPRRPPRSAGATPPRARRRHAPSAPPVRERDPLLEADREAERKYRELIREAEKLLVTVSRAPLEPPHNPRVRELRATEVSKIVK; encoded by the exons ATGTTGGGCGCGCGGCTGAAGTCCTGGATGGAAGCGCAGCTGGGGCGCGCCAAGAAGCGCAAGCAGAAGCAGCGGCTCCCCGCCACCACCGGTCCGCTGCCCCCGCCCCACCTCTCCTCCCCCGAGAGCGCCTACAGCACCGGCTACTCCACTGATGGCACGTCGCCCGGCGCGCCGCCCGCTACGCTCGCCGCTCCGCTTGtcgccccgccgccgccgcctgcgcCGCCCACTACACACCTTTACCATGAGCCAGCTAAG CGTCGATCGAGCGTGGGAGTCCGGCGCCCGGTGCCCGAGCCGCCCGTGGTGTGCATGACCCCGTCTCCCCGGCCTCGCTGTCGGATCCGCACCAACCCCTGGCTGGGGGCTACGTCTCCCAACCCCCGACGGCGACCCCCGCACCTTCTACATCAGCAATCGCTCCAGTGCCCGCAGCAGACGCCTCAGTTACACCACGCGCCATACTCTTTGGACTCCCATCCTGTTAAGTTTAGTAACAG GTCACCGCACCTGTCGCCCCACTTGTCACCACAACCTCGCTCTCCGTACTACCGCGAGGGAGCGAGTAGCGACGAGGAATGCAGGAGGGGCATGCGCACGAGGGGGAGAGAGACGGCTATACTGTCGGATGCTGATATAGATTCTGATGGGGATACAGGGCTGGATGGAGGGGATGAGGACGAACCCGATGAGACTGCTTCGCCGGGACGAAGACGGGCGAGGAGGAGGCGGCCGCCACGACGACCGCCGCGATCAGCTG GAGCAACACCTCCACGAGCTCGACGCCGGCACGCTCCATCAGCGCCACCGGTCCGCGAGCGCGACCCGCTATTGGAGGCCGATCGCGAGGCCGAACGCAAGTACCGCGAGCTTATCCGCGAGGCCGAGAAACTGCTAGTGACCGTATCGCGGGCTCCGCTCGAGCCACCGCACAATCCTAGAGTTCGTGAGCTTAGGGCTACGGAAGTGAGTAAAATAGTTAAGTAA